The following proteins come from a genomic window of Montipora capricornis isolate CH-2021 chromosome 9, ASM3666992v2, whole genome shotgun sequence:
- the LOC138017031 gene encoding uncharacterized protein has translation MGSPLGPLLANVFMSSIEEKLDVEGKLPPYYRRYVDDTLAVMPDLSTARDFLNTLNHAHAAIKFTMEVENGGMLPFLGIQLLNRAPRIETKVFVKPTNSGLLLHYHSHVDNRYKHGLLTTMLDRAYRLSSSWSYFTEECERLKSVFSKLKYPKHLVDSIVKNFLNLRVADQSPLQSKSTTDNTTRVVIPFKDQESANIVKTQLKDLSVKLQTIVQPVFTSRKIAQEFSTSELKPQLIDQQCVVYNFKCDQCDAGYVGYTRGHLFVRVDGHRSKTSSVRKHYDNRHAGRIPEDLHNRFNVLKKCQNKFDCLVNEMLLIKQLRPCLNVQSDSIRAKVFV, from the coding sequence ATGGGGTCCCCCCTTGGGCCCTTGCTAGCCAACGTATTCATGTCGTCTATTGAAGAGAAATTAGATGTTGAGGGCAAGCTGCCACCTTATTATCGtcgatatgttgacgacacaCTCGCTGTGATGCCTGATTTGTCTACAGCAAGGGACTTCCTCAACACCCTCAACCACGCCCACGCCGCCATCAAGTTCACTATGGAGGTCGAAAATGGTGGAATGCTCCCCTTCCTCGGTATTCAACTCCTAAACCGAGCGCCCCGTATTGAGACTAAAGTATTCGTGAAGCCAACAAACAGTGGTCTGCTCCTCCATTACCACAGTCATGTCGATAATAGATACAAGCACGGCCTATTGACAACTATGCTCGATCGCGCATATCGCCTGTCTTCGTCGTGGTCCTACTTCACTGAGGAGTGTGAACGACTGAAGTCTGTGTTCTCTAAACTGAAGTATCCCAAGCACCTTGTGGACTCCATTGTTAAAAACTTCCTAAACTTAAGGGTCGCCGACCAGTCTCCATTGCAATCAAAATCTACGACAGACAACACTACTCGGGTCGTCATACCCTTTAAAGACCAGGAGTCTGCTAATATCGTGAAGACACAATTAAAAGATCTTAGTGTGAAGCTCCAGACTATTGTCCAACCAGTGTTTACGAGCCGCAAGATTGCCCAGGAGTTCTCGACAAGCGAATTAAAGCCTCAGCTCATtgatcaacaatgcgttgtgtataacTTCAAGTGTGACCAGTGCGATGCTGGTTATGTCGGATACACCCGTGGCCATCTGTTCGTACGCGTTGATGGACATAGAAGCAAGACCTCGTCAGTGCGCAAACACTATGATAATAGACACGCAGGCAGGATTCCGGAGGACCTTCACAATCGTtttaatgtgttgaaaaaatgccagaacaagttcgattgtctagttaatgagatgttactcattaaacaattaagaccatgtttaaatgtacaatcagactcaattcgggctaaggtctttgtttaa